The Pirellulales bacterium genome has a segment encoding these proteins:
- a CDS encoding nucleotidyltransferase family protein, whose product MRAFAILPAAGASRRMGRPKLLLPWGQATLIERTLAAWRASRASAVLVTVHPEAAELASLCQAAGAIVVRPAEPPADMKASVRLALVHVERNLAPSDDDVWLLAPADMPLLTPATIDRLIGERQTGSGNGILAPSHGGRRGHPVLFPWPIAREVAELGDEEGIDALVRRHGVREIEVDDPGIGADIDTPEDYRRLGGESSASGA is encoded by the coding sequence ATGCGCGCGTTCGCCATCTTGCCCGCGGCGGGCGCCAGCCGGCGCATGGGGCGTCCCAAGCTGCTTTTGCCTTGGGGGCAGGCGACGCTAATCGAAAGGACACTGGCCGCCTGGCGGGCCAGCCGGGCCAGCGCTGTGTTAGTCACGGTGCATCCAGAGGCTGCGGAGCTAGCCAGCTTGTGCCAGGCTGCTGGCGCGATCGTCGTGCGGCCCGCCGAGCCACCGGCGGATATGAAGGCGTCGGTGCGGCTGGCGCTTGTGCATGTGGAACGCAATCTGGCGCCGAGTGACGACGATGTCTGGCTGTTGGCCCCGGCCGACATGCCGCTGTTGACGCCGGCGACCATCGATCGATTGATCGGCGAGCGCCAAACGGGGTCAGGTAACGGCATCTTGGCGCCGAGCCATGGCGGACGTCGCGGGCATCCCGTCTTGTTTCCGTGGCCAATAGCGCGAGAGGTCGCGGAACTTGGCGACGAGGAAGGCATCGATGCGCTTGTCCGCCGCCACGGCGTGCGAGAGATCGAGGTGGACGATCCCGGCATCGGCGCCGACATCGACACGCCAGAGGACTACCGGCGGCTAGGTGGGGAATCTAGCGCCAGCGGCGCGTAA
- a CDS encoding ABC transporter ATP-binding protein, giving the protein MIELTNFHKKYGDFTAVECLNLKIEAGELFGFIGPNGAGKSTSIRFLATLLKATSGDGEVNGYSVNKQPLDVRRSVGYMPDNFGVYDGMKVWEFLDFFAVAYQIPRGRRKQVIGDVLELLDLTHKRDDFVNGLSRGMKQRLCLAKTLVHDPPVLILDEPSSGLDPRARLEVKALLKELRRMGKTILISSHILSELADCCTSIGIIERGKLLMHGPIDEVYRRIRSNRIVEIKVLDRLESALSIVRSRPETLNVQTTDHTITAELAAEDEQLASLMEQLLAGGVRMRSFGEKDPTLEDVFMLVTKGLVT; this is encoded by the coding sequence ATGATCGAATTGACCAACTTCCATAAGAAATATGGCGACTTCACCGCGGTGGAGTGCCTGAACCTCAAGATCGAGGCGGGAGAGTTGTTTGGCTTCATCGGCCCCAACGGCGCCGGCAAAAGCACCTCGATCCGCTTTCTGGCCACGCTGCTCAAGGCCACCAGCGGCGATGGCGAGGTGAATGGCTACAGCGTCAACAAGCAACCGCTCGACGTGCGCCGCAGCGTGGGCTACATGCCCGACAATTTTGGCGTCTACGACGGCATGAAGGTGTGGGAGTTTTTGGACTTCTTCGCGGTGGCGTATCAGATTCCGCGGGGACGGCGCAAACAGGTGATCGGCGACGTGTTGGAACTATTGGACCTGACGCACAAGCGCGACGATTTTGTGAATGGCCTGTCGCGCGGCATGAAGCAGCGCTTGTGCCTGGCCAAGACGCTGGTTCACGACCCGCCGGTGCTGATCCTGGACGAGCCCTCCAGCGGGCTCGATCCGCGGGCGCGGCTGGAAGTGAAAGCGCTGCTCAAAGAATTGCGCCGGATGGGCAAGACGATCTTGATTTCGAGCCATATTCTGTCGGAACTGGCCGATTGCTGCACCTCGATTGGCATTATCGAGCGCGGCAAACTGCTGATGCACGGGCCGATCGACGAGGTGTACCGCCGCATCCGCAGCAACCGCATCGTGGAGATCAAGGTGCTCGACCGGCTGGAAAGCGCCCTATCGATCGTGCGCAGCCGACCCGAAACGCTCAACGTGCAGACCACCGATCACACCATCACGGCGGAACTGGCGGCCGAGGACGAACAATTGGCGAGCCTGATGGAACAGTTGTTGGCCGGAGGCGTGCGGATGCGCAGCTTTGGCGAAAAGGACCCCACGCTGGAAGATGTGTTCATGCTGGTCACCAAGGGATTGGTGACGTAG